Proteins co-encoded in one Stomoxys calcitrans chromosome 5, idStoCalc2.1, whole genome shotgun sequence genomic window:
- the LOC131997859 gene encoding uncharacterized protein LOC131997859 produces the protein MKVSSINSVVFGLLVLLLSLNLSKASLTDDEVKAIIESAGTQCQQALELSMEEAKFLFPQTLQGLEKFNDKMKCYMFCFYQKLKMIDTDGKPDSKAFTVFFEGEFGKHKEKVQPAIAKCLTDVRITDCDAMAKVEHCLYENILEQ, from the exons ATGAAAGTAAGCAGCATCAATTCTGTAGTGTTTGGTCTTTTGGTGTTGCTTCTTAGTCTGAATTTGTCGAAG GCTTCTCTAACCGATGACGAAGTAAAGGCGATAATTGAATCCGCAGGCACTCAGTGCCAGCAGGCGTTGGAACTTTCAATGGAAGAAGCAAAGTTTTTGTTTCCTCAAACACTACAAGGCTTGGAGAAATTTAATGATAAAATGAAATGCTATATGTTTTGCTTCTACCAGAAGTTGAAAATGATCGATACAGATGGGAAGCCTGATAGTAAGGCATTTACGGTGTTCTTCGAAGGGGAGTTTGGGAAACATAAAGAAAAAGTTCAGCCAGCTATTGCCAAGTGTCTAACAGATGTAAGAATAACGGATTGTGATGCAATGGCTAAAGTTGAACATTGCCTTTATGAGAATATATTGGAGCAATAA
- the LOC106088807 gene encoding general odorant-binding protein 56a-like codes for MLGIKSRTQIAKITMKAFTIWAVLCLIVGSLATPIDLNEEQKAKAKEIFDECAKQENISEEEAAKLHTKDYTNPTKNLKCFATCFFEKVGTLKDEIVQEDVVLEKLGALIGEEKTKKALDKCRGIKGEDRCDTGFQIYQCFEAAKAEMTATEKLQ; via the exons atgctgggtataaaaagcag AACGCAAATCGCAAAAATAACAATGAAGGCTTTTACCATTTGGGCAGTTTTGTGCTTAATCGTTGGATCTTTGGCCACg CCCATTGACTTGAATGAGGAACAAAAGGCCAAGGCTaaggaaatttttgatgaatgTGCTAAACAAGAAAATATCTCGGAAGAGGAGGCTGCTAAATTGCATACCAAAGACTATACCAATCCCACCAAAAATCTTAAATGTTTCGCCACttgtttcttcgaaaaggtAGGCACACTGAAAGATGAGATAGTCCAAGAGGATGTTGTCCTTGAAAAATTGGGTGCCCTTATCGGAGAAGAGAAGACCAAGAAAGCTTTGGATAAATGTCGTGGCATCAAGGGTGAGGATCGTTGCGATACCGGTTTTCAAATTTATCAATGCTTTGAAGCTGCCAAAGCGGAAATGACAGCAACAGAGAAATTgcaataa
- the LOC106088810 gene encoding general odorant-binding protein 56a-like: MKAFITLAVVCFVASAVALVTPVDLNEEQQAKAKEIFDECVIQEKLTEEETTKLRNKDYANPSQNLKCFGTCFFEKVGTLKNDEIQEDVVLEKLSPIIGEEKTKKALDKCRGIKGEDRCDTGFQIYQCFETAKAEMVEAEKVEKVEKVEQ, encoded by the exons ATGAAGGCTTTCATAACTTTGGCTGTTGTTTGCTTTGTAGCTTCGGCTGTTGCTTTGGTCacg CCCGTCGATTTGAATGAGGAACAACAGGCCAAGGCTAAGGAAATCTTCGATGAATGTGTGATTCAGGAAAAACTCACCGAAGAGGAGACCACCAAATTGCGCAACAAGGACTATGCCAATCCTTCCCAGAATCTGAAATGTTTCGGCACTTGCTTCTTCGAAAAGGTCGGCACTCTGAAGAACGATGAAATTCAAGAAGATGTTGTACTCGAAAAATTGAGTCCCATCATTGGCGAGGAGAAGACCAAGAAGGCTTTGGATAAATGCCGTGGCATTAAGGGTGAAGATCGTTGCGACACCGGTTTCCAAATCTACCAATGTTTCGAAACTGCCAAGGCTGAAATGGTGGAAGCTGAAAAAGTCGAGAAAGTCGAGAAAGTGGAGCAATAA